A window of Paenibacillus polygoni contains these coding sequences:
- a CDS encoding GNAT family N-acetyltransferase, producing the protein MELSLIMVPREQKQVIRHLMQFYLYDFTKYLDIDVDSYGVFPDYPNLDDYWIHTDKYPFLIKNGSSPAGFALVDKLFGKKDGDFYMTEFFVMQKYRRSGVGTWAANELFSRFQGEWKVSQVRTNMVAQAFWRKVIGGYTNGQFREKFHPESGNPSQHFVT; encoded by the coding sequence ATGGAACTAAGCCTCATTATGGTACCGCGTGAACAAAAACAAGTAATACGTCATCTTATGCAATTCTATTTATATGATTTTACGAAATATCTTGATATTGATGTTGATTCTTATGGTGTTTTTCCCGACTATCCGAATCTTGATGATTACTGGATTCATACGGACAAGTATCCTTTTCTCATTAAAAATGGCTCTTCTCCCGCAGGTTTTGCACTGGTGGACAAGCTTTTCGGTAAGAAGGATGGCGACTTTTATATGACTGAGTTTTTTGTCATGCAAAAATATCGCCGCAGCGGTGTAGGAACTTGGGCAGCAAATGAACTATTCAGCCGCTTTCAAGGGGAATGGAAGGTTTCACAGGTGAGAACGAATATGGTAGCCCAAGCCTTCTGGCGTAAAGTGATTGGCGGTTATACCAATGGGCAGTTTCGGGAAAAGTTCCATCCAGAATCGGGCAACCCAAGTCAACATTTTGTAACGTAA
- a CDS encoding Type 1 glutamine amidotransferase-like domain-containing protein translates to MTSQIIAMGGGGFSMEPDNSLLDQYILAQSVLNQPKICFLPTASGDAEAYVKRFYEAFDQHCCIPSHLSLSSPPCRNLDDFVLDKDIIYVGGGSTKTLLALWKERGLDQILTTAWKQGIVLAGLSAGSLCWYEEGITDSDQGSYSSIRGLGLLPGSHSPHYDDMDSGEYTYKPAYRKLVEEGELKQGVAADNGTALHYIGTDLYKVVSSRRNAFAYQVSRTEDGLLEKRLEPHFLGNEKKI, encoded by the coding sequence ATGACATCTCAGATCATTGCAATGGGCGGTGGAGGTTTCTCCATGGAACCGGATAATTCGCTGCTAGATCAATACATTTTAGCCCAATCTGTTTTGAATCAGCCAAAAATATGTTTTCTACCTACGGCCAGCGGAGACGCAGAGGCGTATGTGAAGAGATTCTATGAGGCTTTTGATCAACATTGCTGTATCCCATCCCATTTATCCTTATCCTCTCCGCCATGCCGGAATCTGGATGATTTTGTTCTGGACAAGGATATTATCTATGTAGGCGGAGGAAGTACTAAAACTTTACTGGCTCTATGGAAAGAGCGGGGGCTTGATCAGATTCTCACAACCGCTTGGAAACAAGGTATTGTCCTTGCAGGGCTTAGTGCGGGATCTCTCTGTTGGTACGAAGAAGGAATTACAGACTCCGATCAGGGAAGTTACTCTTCTATTCGTGGTCTCGGGTTACTTCCAGGAAGCCACAGCCCGCATTATGATGACATGGATAGTGGAGAGTATACTTATAAACCGGCTTATCGCAAGTTAGTGGAGGAAGGAGAACTGAAGCAGGGTGTAGCTGCGGATAATGGGACAGCGCTTCATTACATAGGAACGGATCTGTATAAAGTAGTAAGCTCTAGACGGAATGCTTTTGCCTATCAAGTATCGCGCACAGAGGATGGTTTATTAGAGAAGAGATTAGAACCTCATTTTCTTGGAAATGAAAAGAAAATCTGA
- a CDS encoding HNH endonuclease, whose amino-acid sequence MPSQNEEHTCALCKRKVPVTTVHHLTPREEGGKDKPTADLCIPCHKQIHHLFTNRELVVLGLTTIDALLQTPKIASYVKWIRKQPGTAIPKSKKSRHVRSAR is encoded by the coding sequence ATGCCATCTCAGAATGAAGAACACACCTGTGCTCTCTGCAAAAGAAAAGTCCCCGTTACGACCGTACATCATCTCACTCCTCGGGAAGAAGGCGGAAAAGACAAGCCTACTGCAGATCTATGTATTCCATGCCACAAACAGATTCATCATTTATTTACCAATCGAGAGCTGGTCGTACTCGGACTGACTACGATTGATGCGCTTCTGCAAACACCAAAGATTGCCTCCTACGTGAAATGGATACGTAAACAGCCAGGTACCGCCATTCCTAAATCTAAAAAATCTAGACATGTACGCAGCGCCAGATGA
- a CDS encoding ABC transporter permease, with product MMKLEMRRNHLGSYVTASIISGIVLIGFMYFVAYVAQVENEPDFQTYPNIFLFTTIVSMIVFSVLSSVMYSRFVIEEYSGTRLVLLFSYPVNRKKLLLAKVGIVVLFTTFAMIICNIPAVLVFSLTESFMPIVSDTLSIGLLMSIIKMILVLSISVNGICIIAMRIGFVKKSIPTTIITSFILSAVYANAMIGSFGNDAILFSLLTLVVAVSTFILWELMNKVNSMEID from the coding sequence ATGATGAAATTGGAGATGAGAAGAAATCATCTTGGCTCTTATGTTACGGCTAGTATTATTTCTGGAATTGTACTTATAGGATTTATGTATTTTGTCGCTTATGTTGCACAGGTGGAGAATGAACCGGATTTTCAGACTTACCCCAATATTTTTTTATTCACTACCATCGTCAGTATGATTGTATTTTCCGTTTTGTCTTCTGTAATGTATTCACGATTTGTAATTGAGGAATATAGCGGTACAAGATTAGTGCTTTTGTTCTCATATCCAGTCAATCGAAAAAAACTACTTCTGGCTAAAGTGGGAATAGTGGTCTTATTTACTACGTTTGCCATGATCATCTGTAATATTCCAGCAGTTCTGGTTTTTAGTCTAACGGAGTCATTTATGCCTATCGTAAGTGACACACTTTCAATTGGACTATTGATGTCCATAATCAAAATGATCCTTGTACTGTCTATCAGCGTAAATGGTATTTGCATCATCGCCATGAGAATTGGTTTTGTAAAAAAGTCTATACCAACAACAATTATTACTTCTTTCATTCTATCTGCAGTATATGCAAATGCCATGATAGGAAGTTTTGGAAATGATGCTATCCTGTTTTCCCTGTTAACCCTCGTCGTTGCAGTGAGTACCTTTATACTTTGGGAATTGATGAACAAGGTGAACAGCATGGAGATCGATTGA
- a CDS encoding DUF4247 domain-containing protein, with protein sequence MNKRFWHILKITLVLSLFVSLLSGCGAPAVKDTYPLESVNSSGNSTSYVYRAANLTVPEVADELMEDRTPDEVSPVDTERMFLVYPNELYHLQQDPDQPEDTLIEVDSKEYVQRNYSSSFLQGYITASILDSIFDVMRGSGNYRGYTSSKTYTPTQGQYRTATDKDKKIAPPLTTKRSGSIIRRGLGESANTKKTDNGGILNRDTSSSSSSTKGKIERGKSSGSSIFSSPKKSTRPKTKFGSGRISRRR encoded by the coding sequence ATGAACAAGCGTTTTTGGCACATCTTAAAAATCACTCTGGTCCTCAGTTTATTTGTCTCTTTGTTATCAGGCTGCGGCGCACCTGCTGTGAAAGATACGTACCCGCTTGAATCGGTGAACAGCAGTGGTAATTCAACTTCCTATGTATACCGTGCGGCGAATCTTACGGTTCCGGAAGTAGCCGATGAACTGATGGAAGATCGAACTCCGGATGAAGTGTCACCCGTGGATACAGAGCGAATGTTTCTTGTGTATCCGAATGAGCTCTACCATTTGCAGCAAGATCCAGATCAGCCGGAAGATACACTGATCGAAGTTGATTCGAAAGAATATGTACAGCGTAATTATAGTTCTTCTTTCTTACAGGGATATATTACGGCTTCTATTCTGGACAGCATCTTTGATGTAATGCGAGGATCGGGGAATTACAGAGGATACACTTCCTCTAAGACATACACACCGACTCAGGGCCAATATAGGACAGCTACAGACAAAGATAAAAAAATTGCCCCTCCGCTAACAACAAAACGCAGTGGTTCCATTATTCGCAGAGGGCTTGGAGAATCAGCGAATACGAAAAAAACGGACAACGGCGGTATTCTTAATCGTGACACTTCTTCTTCAAGCTCTTCGACCAAAGGAAAGATTGAAAGAGGAAAAAGCAGTGGATCGAGCATTTTCAGCTCACCAAAGAAAAGCACGAGACCGAAGACGAAGTTCGGTTCAGGCCGAATATCAAGGCGAAGATAG
- a CDS encoding MDR family MFS transporter, which yields MNKHLKEIHPLAWTIIIGTIFGRMATSMSIPFLSIYLIKTMGASPVETGMVVAVSSLIGVFASFYGGYISDRMGRRKVLIFSIFSWAIVFIGFAAANQIWMFFVMNALNGLCRAVFEPTSRAMLSDITKPENKLLVFNLRYAAINLGVVIGPLIGLQMGSAESGVPFLIAGAVYILYGIVLIIQFALQPEQVKLPSEDGGSKVSLREAFTVTSRDRTFIYVLIGSMFCVLGFGHFSSTLAQYLELSPQFEDGAQLFTYMLSLNAVVVLIVQYPLVRTFRKLPPAVSLMVGNVFVAGSFILFGMWDSWWAMLAGVVIFTIGEVLMFTLMDLLVDRIAKPELKGTYFGMMGFNNLGNVLAPLIGGALLTHFTAEQSLYIFIPIVLMTLCGIPFLLLAHVRLEHQDKHKVNHTVKEAT from the coding sequence ATGAATAAACATTTAAAAGAGATTCACCCGCTTGCTTGGACAATCATCATCGGCACAATTTTTGGTAGAATGGCTACGTCGATGAGTATTCCTTTTTTATCGATTTATTTAATTAAAACAATGGGTGCTTCACCAGTTGAAACCGGTATGGTAGTCGCGGTAAGTTCACTGATCGGCGTGTTTGCGAGTTTCTATGGAGGCTACATATCTGACCGAATGGGACGAAGAAAAGTACTTATTTTTTCTATTTTCAGCTGGGCAATTGTGTTTATCGGATTTGCAGCAGCAAATCAAATTTGGATGTTTTTTGTAATGAATGCGTTAAACGGTTTATGCCGTGCTGTTTTTGAACCTACATCAAGAGCCATGTTATCTGATATTACAAAACCGGAAAATAAACTCCTCGTATTTAATCTGCGGTATGCTGCGATTAATCTCGGTGTTGTCATTGGACCGCTGATTGGATTACAGATGGGTTCAGCTGAATCGGGAGTTCCTTTTCTCATTGCTGGCGCAGTTTATATTTTGTATGGAATCGTACTTATCATTCAATTTGCATTACAACCTGAGCAAGTGAAGTTACCATCCGAAGACGGTGGATCCAAGGTATCTTTAAGAGAGGCGTTTACCGTTACAAGCAGGGATCGTACTTTCATCTATGTACTTATCGGTTCCATGTTTTGTGTACTTGGATTTGGGCATTTCAGTTCCACACTAGCACAGTACCTCGAACTCAGCCCACAATTTGAAGACGGAGCGCAGTTGTTTACTTACATGCTGTCATTGAATGCCGTAGTCGTTCTGATCGTTCAATATCCTCTTGTTCGAACGTTCCGTAAACTGCCTCCTGCTGTGTCACTTATGGTAGGTAATGTTTTCGTTGCAGGAAGTTTTATATTGTTCGGAATGTGGGATTCTTGGTGGGCAATGTTAGCTGGTGTCGTTATATTTACCATTGGTGAAGTGTTGATGTTCACTTTAATGGACTTATTGGTGGATCGTATTGCAAAACCCGAGCTCAAGGGCACATATTTCGGAATGATGGGGTTCAATAATTTAGGGAATGTACTAGCACCGCTGATTGGCGGAGCGTTACTTACTCATTTTACAGCGGAGCAGTCGCTATACATATTTATCCCAATAGTACTCATGACACTATGCGGCATTCCTTTTTTACTATTAGCTCATGTCAGGCTCGAACATCAGGACAAGCACAAGGTTAATCATACAGTAAAGGAGGCTACATAG
- a CDS encoding DUF4097 family beta strand repeat-containing protein: MSEFEIRKEQSIHDSVSHLMIDWLSDDIRILPTELNDIRIVQKASNKFPEGRLFNTDIRSDELRIVDGRKETIRIGFQFHRSILEVYLPKKVWNSVNLTTVGGRVYFKEVSAMNCKCRITSGRAELSGDIQRLDLGIVGSIVTGEKLIVDKLHIHSTSSKLELTGEFSEIDSSNKGRGMTIRSGIVPERIRCVGTGARVIISIPDNDGFIFKFKKVSGNFKSDFPLISERKLYTYLQARRSYCAEVRGGEFSLRKH; the protein is encoded by the coding sequence ATGAGTGAATTTGAGATACGAAAAGAACAATCGATCCATGATTCAGTTAGCCATTTGATGATTGATTGGCTTTCAGATGACATTCGAATTTTACCCACGGAGTTAAACGATATTCGGATTGTTCAAAAAGCCAGTAACAAATTTCCTGAAGGCAGACTTTTTAATACAGATATCAGGTCTGATGAACTGCGGATTGTTGATGGTAGAAAAGAAACAATAAGGATTGGGTTTCAATTCCACCGTTCGATACTGGAAGTATATCTTCCTAAAAAGGTATGGAACTCGGTGAACCTAACAACGGTTGGCGGTAGAGTGTATTTTAAAGAAGTGAGTGCTATGAATTGTAAGTGCCGAATCACATCTGGGAGAGCGGAGTTATCAGGAGACATACAAAGATTGGATCTAGGTATAGTAGGTTCTATTGTTACTGGGGAGAAGTTAATCGTAGATAAGCTGCATATCCATTCAACTTCATCTAAATTGGAACTTACAGGTGAATTCTCAGAGATCGATTCGTCTAACAAGGGGAGAGGGATGACGATTCGATCCGGCATTGTACCCGAAAGAATCCGCTGTGTAGGTACGGGGGCAAGGGTTATCATCTCTATTCCTGATAATGACGGCTTTATTTTTAAGTTCAAAAAGGTATCGGGCAATTTCAAAAGTGATTTTCCTTTAATTTCGGAGAGAAAATTATATACCTATTTACAAGCAAGGAGGAGCTATTGCGCTGAGGTTAGAGGGGGAGAGTTTTCATTAAGGAAACATTGA
- a CDS encoding WG repeat-containing protein: MIRKLCLALLLLCFTNVTFSEPSLAATKIIKTKIEVSKTFLDHNIARPQSDGSFHHGLLLSEQSDGTLIYNNTLGNKAFHLPDNIKPISDFYEQRALVQNKETKLYGYINTKGKLAIPCQFTEAGYFSEGVSHVTLANTNQQALIDRTGKIISHFSKKYDSDFYFSNGLAMVTDPKSNKNGFINTLGELAIPYDYTYARGFSEGFSLVQNNKGQYGYIDTSGTVIIPFQYKSGGSFSEGLASVQNNKGKWGFINKKGKVIIPFRYDNASDFSEGLAVVYNSSGKVGFINKKGKLVIDYQEYNNASNFKEGIALVGIGTNSDGKFGYIDRYGNLLTKLEYRAKSSSFNGGYAIAVISPSKSVILKKRIITK, encoded by the coding sequence ATGATTAGAAAATTATGCTTAGCATTATTGCTCTTATGCTTCACGAATGTCACATTTTCAGAACCGAGTTTAGCAGCTACCAAGATCATAAAAACAAAAATCGAAGTTTCAAAGACATTCTTGGATCACAATATCGCAAGACCTCAAAGTGATGGAAGCTTTCATCATGGTTTGTTACTATCCGAACAATCAGATGGAACTCTAATATACAACAACACTTTAGGAAATAAAGCCTTTCATCTCCCAGATAATATCAAACCGATAAGTGATTTTTACGAACAACGAGCTTTGGTACAAAATAAAGAAACAAAACTCTATGGCTATATTAATACAAAGGGGAAATTAGCGATTCCTTGTCAGTTTACCGAAGCTGGCTATTTTTCTGAGGGCGTATCTCATGTAACCTTAGCAAATACGAATCAACAGGCACTTATAGACAGAACAGGAAAAATCATTTCTCATTTCTCAAAAAAATATGATTCCGATTTTTATTTTAGCAATGGTCTTGCTATGGTAACTGATCCGAAAAGTAATAAAAATGGCTTCATTAATACACTCGGTGAATTGGCTATTCCTTATGATTACACCTATGCTCGAGGGTTTTCCGAAGGTTTCTCCCTTGTTCAAAATAATAAAGGACAGTACGGGTATATTGATACTTCTGGCACAGTTATTATTCCTTTTCAATATAAATCAGGTGGCAGTTTCTCTGAAGGATTAGCATCCGTGCAGAACAACAAAGGTAAATGGGGATTTATTAATAAGAAGGGTAAGGTCATCATCCCTTTTCGATATGACAATGCAAGTGATTTTAGCGAGGGACTAGCGGTCGTATACAACTCCAGTGGTAAAGTCGGGTTTATCAATAAAAAAGGGAAGTTGGTCATTGATTACCAAGAATACAACAACGCATCTAATTTCAAAGAAGGAATCGCTTTAGTGGGAATCGGAACAAACTCAGATGGTAAGTTCGGTTATATTGATCGTTATGGCAACTTATTAACTAAACTTGAGTATAGAGCAAAATCTTCTTCCTTTAATGGAGGGTACGCTATAGCTGTTATATCCCCAAGTAAGTCGGTTATTCTTAAAAAACGGATAATTACTAAATGA
- the xerS gene encoding tyrosine recombinase XerS, translating into MHIQKETDRRKLDERVVTMPWYVQQFIDYKLPDLSPSTLLEYVRDYDTFFTWLRAEGLSEAESNAGVTLKELEMLRMDSITGYRIYLTTKREGANSRITVSRKLSSLRSLFHYLSQIAEDEEFYPLLKRNIMAKVEIKRVHKPKDTAAKLKGKILEEDELLEFIGYILEGYAKDMEKNKQALYSHEMNKERDACIASLILNSGLRVSEIVNLNIDDLDLNNKVLYVYRKGNNDETFKNPVYYREQAKDDLLNYMELRTLRYRTPKKEKALFVTVPNGQKEGKRMTKRAIQAMIIKYAKGFGKPYLTVHKLRHSFATDYYLQNDIYKTKEQLGHASTETTEVYAHLTDKTMSEAIERRVD; encoded by the coding sequence ATGCATATTCAAAAGGAAACCGATCGTCGTAAACTGGATGAACGTGTAGTCACCATGCCCTGGTATGTTCAGCAGTTTATTGATTACAAACTACCAGATCTATCTCCCTCTACTCTGCTGGAGTATGTTCGAGATTACGATACGTTCTTCACTTGGCTCCGCGCTGAAGGTCTGTCTGAAGCCGAATCCAATGCCGGAGTCACATTAAAAGAACTTGAGATGCTGCGCATGGACAGTATAACGGGTTATCGTATTTATCTGACCACCAAAAGAGAAGGGGCAAACTCCCGCATCACCGTGTCTCGTAAATTATCTTCCCTCCGGTCGTTGTTCCATTATCTCAGCCAAATTGCCGAAGATGAAGAATTTTACCCCCTTCTGAAAAGAAATATTATGGCTAAAGTCGAAATCAAACGAGTTCACAAACCAAAAGATACGGCAGCTAAGCTGAAAGGTAAAATCCTAGAGGAAGATGAACTTCTTGAGTTCATCGGTTATATTTTAGAAGGGTACGCAAAGGATATGGAGAAAAATAAACAAGCTCTATATTCCCATGAGATGAACAAAGAGCGTGATGCTTGTATTGCCAGTTTAATTCTAAACTCAGGACTCCGCGTCTCAGAGATTGTAAATCTGAACATCGATGATCTTGATTTGAATAATAAAGTCCTCTACGTATACCGAAAAGGGAATAACGATGAAACGTTTAAGAATCCCGTCTATTACAGGGAACAGGCTAAAGATGATCTTCTAAACTATATGGAACTTCGTACTCTGCGGTATCGCACTCCCAAAAAAGAAAAAGCACTTTTTGTCACCGTCCCCAATGGTCAAAAAGAAGGGAAACGAATGACAAAACGTGCGATTCAAGCAATGATTATCAAGTACGCAAAAGGTTTTGGCAAGCCGTATTTAACAGTCCATAAATTACGGCATTCTTTTGCCACCGATTATTATTTACAAAATGATATTTACAAAACAAAGGAACAACTCGGACATGCCTCTACCGAAACAACGGAGGTTTACGCGCACCTCACAGATAAAACCATGTCGGAAGCGATTGAGCGAAGAGTTGATTAG
- a CDS encoding TetR/AcrR family transcriptional regulator, protein MARNKYPEQTLEQILAVSSKLFTEKGFEKTSIQDIIDELGMSKGAIYHHFKSKEDILDAVMNKQFSYAAKMLDDLIQNTQASNAREKLVEILEQIVADPDAHSMDGVLSTQIKNPQFVVTGIQEGVKKDAPIIAKIMMEGKEDGSITTDFPIECAEVFMLLVNIWINPLLFGRGHEETVARLHFLQHMMRVLGADIVSDQLLHKISERHSDIGGYRQDE, encoded by the coding sequence ATGGCTAGAAATAAATATCCAGAACAGACATTGGAGCAAATCCTTGCAGTCTCATCCAAATTGTTCACGGAAAAAGGATTCGAGAAAACAAGCATTCAAGATATTATTGATGAACTTGGTATGTCCAAAGGGGCTATTTATCATCATTTCAAATCGAAAGAAGACATCCTTGATGCGGTGATGAACAAACAATTCAGTTATGCTGCAAAGATGCTGGATGATCTAATTCAAAATACACAAGCCTCAAATGCGCGCGAGAAATTAGTTGAGATTTTAGAACAAATTGTAGCTGATCCTGACGCCCATTCCATGGACGGAGTACTGAGTACACAGATTAAGAATCCGCAATTTGTAGTGACAGGTATTCAGGAAGGCGTAAAAAAAGATGCCCCGATTATCGCAAAGATCATGATGGAGGGAAAAGAAGATGGATCCATCACTACGGATTTTCCAATAGAGTGTGCTGAGGTCTTTATGTTACTCGTGAATATCTGGATAAATCCACTATTGTTTGGACGGGGGCATGAGGAAACAGTAGCTCGATTACATTTTCTACAACACATGATGAGGGTTCTGGGCGCAGATATTGTCAGTGATCAATTGCTTCATAAAATTTCGGAACGTCATTCAGATATTGGAGGATATCGTCAGGATGAGTAG
- a CDS encoding DUF4178 domain-containing protein produces the protein MSIWKRVTNLLSKPKPPAPEKSMLQLNPGDICEVSLVTYEVTGKVQNRGRNAALLTLKDGNTIAYLYIEERERLIYALYTPIDGRLDHPEEVPTTIELDDREYHLEEQYAGHVMTAGKTPFSQNGEQHVWQFQSDDNHLLRIEWQNGRFMLYEGEDILPADVKVIRAT, from the coding sequence ATGAGTATATGGAAAAGAGTAACGAATTTATTATCTAAACCGAAACCTCCTGCTCCAGAGAAAAGTATGTTACAGCTGAACCCGGGCGATATATGCGAGGTTTCACTTGTTACTTATGAAGTAACGGGTAAAGTGCAAAACCGAGGGAGAAATGCGGCTTTACTTACACTGAAAGACGGGAATACAATTGCGTACTTATATATCGAAGAAAGAGAACGTCTGATCTATGCACTATATACTCCTATCGATGGAAGATTGGATCATCCAGAGGAAGTACCTACAACGATCGAACTGGATGATAGAGAATATCATCTAGAAGAACAATATGCGGGTCATGTAATGACCGCAGGGAAGACACCATTTTCTCAAAATGGGGAACAACATGTATGGCAGTTTCAGTCGGATGATAATCATCTCTTACGTATTGAATGGCAGAACGGTCGATTTATGCTGTATGAAGGAGAAGATATCCTCCCGGCAGATGTAAAAGTTATTCGGGCAACCTAG
- a CDS encoding ABC transporter ATP-binding protein — protein MSSNFAVKTEGLSKTFLDKEVIHSCTMSVPEGAIYGFLGPNGAGKTTVMKILLGLLTPTAGKVEVLGMDVTEERNKILTQVGSLIEIPVFFEHLSAEENLSLHLAYMNVEKADISKVLQMVGLVGTGSKPVSKFSLGMRQRLAIARSFIHHPKLLILDEPINGLDPVAVREMRNLFLTLVHDHGMTILLSSHIISEIEHIADIVGIIAEGRVEREIPIADIKTQFENGLEDYFFDIVSGGNQFA, from the coding sequence ATGAGTAGTAACTTTGCTGTAAAAACAGAGGGTTTATCGAAGACTTTTTTAGATAAGGAAGTGATTCATTCCTGCACAATGTCTGTTCCTGAAGGAGCTATCTATGGGTTTTTAGGACCAAATGGTGCGGGAAAAACTACGGTAATGAAGATTTTACTTGGATTACTTACCCCAACGGCTGGAAAAGTAGAAGTTTTAGGCATGGACGTAACAGAAGAGAGAAATAAAATCTTAACGCAAGTTGGCAGCCTAATTGAAATTCCCGTTTTTTTTGAACATCTCTCTGCTGAGGAGAACTTAAGCTTGCATCTTGCTTATATGAATGTGGAAAAGGCAGACATATCCAAAGTGTTGCAAATGGTAGGTCTTGTGGGGACCGGTTCTAAGCCTGTATCTAAATTTTCTTTAGGGATGCGCCAGCGACTTGCAATTGCAAGATCATTCATTCATCATCCTAAACTTCTCATTCTTGACGAACCTATTAATGGGCTTGATCCTGTCGCTGTACGAGAGATGAGAAACCTGTTTCTTACTCTAGTACACGATCATGGTATGACCATTCTTTTATCCAGTCATATCATTTCAGAGATCGAACATATTGCAGATATCGTAGGAATTATTGCAGAAGGAAGAGTAGAGAGGGAAATCCCTATTGCGGACATCAAGACTCAGTTTGAGAATGGCCTGGAAGACTACTTTTTTGATATCGTGAGCGGAGGTAACCAGTTTGCTTAA
- a CDS encoding molybdopterin molybdotransferase MoeA, which translates to MSNYKTNPKFNRKAIQVGAAQQLVANKVKLIETEQVRIEDVHGRIIAQDIIAPHPYPFFRRSGMDGYAVRSADISTASSDQKVQLAIIDEIPCGYSSQKEIVEGTAARIMTGAEVPFGADAVVMLEATELCEVEGKPYVVFKRPTTQGANITPVGLEVSEGDLLVKKGALITAGVISVLATFGIHQVPVFRKPQVGIFATGTELLGIEEELEPGKIRNSNSYMLQSLVREAGGEPHLLGAIVDELELAEQKLKEALSTYDVVITTGGVSVGDYDIMGDLVRQDEVEMLFNKVTMRPGSVTTAAFIQNKLLFALSGNPGACFVGFELFVRPALQLMQASERPYLQRWTAFLGSDFSKVNNFTRFVRGKVEIKNGQVFAHPAKVDESSAMVTIKDSDCLIIIPPDKKGLQAGDAVEILKLDR; encoded by the coding sequence ATGAGTAATTATAAAACCAATCCAAAATTTAATCGAAAAGCCATCCAAGTAGGAGCTGCGCAGCAGCTTGTAGCAAATAAGGTGAAATTAATCGAGACAGAACAGGTAAGGATCGAGGATGTGCATGGCCGCATTATTGCTCAAGATATAATTGCACCGCATCCTTATCCTTTCTTTAGAAGATCGGGTATGGATGGATATGCTGTCCGAAGCGCAGACATTAGCACCGCTAGCAGTGATCAAAAGGTTCAGCTCGCGATCATTGACGAAATTCCTTGCGGTTATTCCTCACAGAAGGAGATTGTGGAAGGAACTGCTGCGCGTATTATGACAGGTGCTGAGGTTCCATTCGGAGCGGATGCCGTTGTTATGCTCGAAGCGACAGAATTGTGCGAGGTAGAAGGAAAACCATATGTAGTATTTAAACGTCCCACAACGCAGGGAGCAAATATTACGCCTGTTGGTCTTGAAGTGTCAGAAGGCGATTTGCTTGTAAAAAAAGGTGCCTTGATCACTGCAGGAGTAATCTCGGTTCTGGCCACGTTCGGTATTCATCAAGTGCCTGTTTTTAGAAAACCTCAAGTGGGGATTTTTGCAACAGGCACTGAATTACTTGGGATTGAAGAAGAACTAGAGCCAGGAAAAATACGCAACAGTAACAGCTACATGCTACAATCCTTGGTGAGGGAAGCAGGTGGCGAGCCTCATTTACTTGGTGCGATTGTGGATGAATTGGAGCTGGCTGAGCAAAAACTGAAGGAAGCTTTATCAACCTATGATGTGGTCATCACTACAGGCGGCGTATCCGTTGGAGATTATGATATTATGGGGGATCTAGTTCGGCAGGATGAGGTAGAAATGTTATTCAATAAAGTAACCATGCGCCCGGGAAGTGTAACGACCGCTGCGTTTATTCAGAATAAACTGCTTTTTGCTTTATCGGGTAATCCGGGAGCTTGTTTTGTGGGGTTTGAACTTTTTGTACGTCCGGCCCTGCAGCTGATGCAAGCCTCAGAACGTCCTTATCTCCAGCGGTGGACGGCATTTTTAGGTTCAGATTTTAGCAAAGTAAATAACTTTACGCGGTTTGTCCGTGGAAAGGTAGAAATAAAGAATGGACAAGTGTTTGCACACCCAGCCAAAGTAGATGAATCCAGTGCTATGGTGACGATTAAGGATAGTGATTGCCTAATTATCATTCCTCCTGACAAGAAAGGTTTGCAAGCGGGCGATGCCGTGGAGATTTTAAAGCTCGATAGATGA